The genomic region TTTGTCGAACATCCGGGCGGCATCATCCCCTATACCGTTCACATTGACCGTCCTCAAGACCCGGTCATGGAAGGTATACGTGATTTTCAGATGCGTTCAGAGTGTTATTATATGCACGTGGATCCTTCCAACGAGGTGCTCGCACACACAGTGTTGACGGGCGATGTCTATCCGTGGATCCAAGGCTGTGTGATGCCGGTCGTCTGGAAACGACCTTATGGCGCGGGCCGTGTGTTCTATTCCGCATTGGGACACGTTGCCGCCGACTTTGACGTTCCGCAATGTTTTGACATTATGAAGCGCGGCATGCTGTGGGCAGCACGCAGATCCGCGTTGAAGGAAGAATAAAATGGACGCCCTTCGTGTTGGTGTGATTGGATGCGGTAACATATCCGACCTCTATTTTGAGGGCGGGAAACGCTTCCACGATATTGACATTACCCTATGCGCCGATCTCTTGCCCGAAGCGGCACGGGACAAGGCAAAGCAGCACGGAATCCCAATGGCAGCAAGTCCGCGCGCCCTTCTCGAAAACGATGCAATCGATATTGTGTTGAACCTGACGGTGCCGAAAGCACATGCTGCCGTCGCTCTAGACGCGCTGGATCACGGGAAACATATCTATAATGAGAAGCCGCTGACCTTGACCCGTGCTGAAGGTATAGCGC from Candidatus Hydrogenedentota bacterium harbors:
- a CDS encoding ThuA domain-containing protein; its protein translation is MKKVLMVWGGWEGHEPAQCTARFVPFLKEQEFEVTLSERLSVFADEEALLTYDLIVPCWTMGVLSEEEERALLNAVARGTGIAGWHGGMGDAFRTNTAFQFMVGGQFVEHPGGIIPYTVHIDRPQDPVMEGIRDFQMRSECYYMHVDPSNEVLAHTVLTGDVYPWIQGCVMPVVWKRPYGAGRVFYSALGHVAADFDVPQCFDIMKRGMLWAARRSALKEE
- a CDS encoding Gfo/Idh/MocA family oxidoreductase, which translates into the protein MDALRVGVIGCGNISDLYFEGGKRFHDIDITLCADLLPEAARDKAKQHGIPMAASPRALLENDAIDIVLNLTVPKAHAAVALDALDHGKHIYNEKPLTLTRAEGIA